From Rhizobium sp. NZLR1, a single genomic window includes:
- a CDS encoding GFA family protein: protein MTAQTLPMEGGCRCGQVRLKISAPPLLTMACHCTGCQRMTASAYSLSAAIPSEGFEVTKGEPVIGGLHGVTKHYFCPHCMSWMFTRPEGMDWFVNLRVTMLDDPSWFTPFIETWTSEKLAFAETGAVHSYEALPEMEAYEGLVKEYMGRG, encoded by the coding sequence ATGACAGCGCAAACCCTACCCATGGAAGGCGGCTGCCGTTGCGGCCAGGTGCGGTTGAAGATCAGCGCGCCGCCGCTGCTGACCATGGCCTGTCATTGCACAGGCTGCCAGAGGATGACCGCGAGCGCCTATTCGTTGAGCGCCGCCATCCCCAGTGAAGGCTTCGAGGTGACGAAAGGCGAGCCCGTCATCGGCGGCCTGCACGGCGTTACGAAACACTATTTTTGCCCGCATTGCATGAGCTGGATGTTCACCCGCCCCGAAGGCATGGACTGGTTCGTCAACCTGCGTGTGACCATGCTCGACGATCCCAGCTGGTTCACCCCCTTCATCGAGACCTGGACGAGCGAGAAGCTGGCCTTTGCCGAGACCGGCGCCGTGCACAGCTACGAGGCGCTGCCCGAGATGGAAGCCTATGAGGGGCTGGTGAAGGAGTATATGGGCAGGGGATGA
- a CDS encoding CcdB family protein: MARFHVYNLVHTDALALDLQSDLHGELTTRIMAPMLPLQALPKIMRQLNPQFVINDVPYVMATQFVGAISIKEIGVVAADLTSDSDRITSALDFLFQGF; encoded by the coding sequence ATGGCACGGTTTCACGTCTACAATCTCGTGCATACCGATGCGCTTGCTCTCGATCTGCAGTCAGATCTGCATGGCGAGCTGACGACGCGGATCATGGCACCGATGCTTCCGCTGCAAGCTCTTCCCAAAATAATGCGCCAGCTCAATCCGCAATTTGTGATCAACGACGTGCCATACGTGATGGCGACCCAATTTGTCGGTGCGATTTCCATTAAAGAGATCGGCGTCGTCGCCGCGGATCTCACCTCCGACAGCGATCGTATCACCAGCGCCCTGGATTTTCTCTTTCAGGGCTTCTGA
- a CDS encoding type II toxin-antitoxin system CcdA family antitoxin: MAQHARKAANLSLDEGLVSQARDLKINISRAAEDGIAKAIKAERERLWRIENAEAIAASNAYVEKHGLPFRKYRQF, from the coding sequence ATGGCGCAGCATGCGAGAAAAGCAGCGAACCTCTCTCTCGATGAAGGTCTCGTCTCGCAGGCGCGCGACCTCAAGATCAATATATCCAGGGCGGCGGAAGATGGAATCGCGAAAGCCATAAAGGCGGAACGCGAGCGGCTGTGGCGTATCGAGAATGCCGAGGCTATCGCCGCTTCCAACGCCTATGTCGAAAAGCACGGCCTGCCGTTTCGGAAATATCGCCAATTCTGA
- the lepA gene encoding translation elongation factor 4, giving the protein MARMSTNSTTPLSHIRNFSIVAHIDHGKSTLADRLIQTTGGLAEREMSEQVLDNMDIERERGITIKAQTVRLHYQANNGEKYILNLIDTPGHVDFAYEVSRSLSACEGSLLVVDASQGVEAQTLANVYQAIDNNHEIVTVLNKIDLPAAEPDRIREQIEEVIGIDASEAVLISAKTGLGIPDVLEAIVNKLPAPKSPGGEKAPLKALLVDSWYDTYLGVMVLVRIIDGVLTKGQTIRMMGTDAKYQVERVGVLTPKMVNIDSLGPGEIGFITASIKEVADTRVGDTITEDKRPTAQALPGFKPAQPVVFCGLFPVDAADFEDLRAAMGKLRLNDASFSFEMESSAALGFGFRCGFLGLLHLEIIQERLEREFDLDLIATAPSVVYKMFMTDGTERELHNPADMPDVVKISEIHEPWIRATILTPDDYLGGILKLCQDRRGIQIELTYVGTRAMLTYDLPLNEVVFDFYDRLKSISKGYASFDYTLTDHREGNLVKMSILVNGEPVDALSMMVHRTAAEKRGRDMCEKLKELIPKHMFKIPIQAAIGGNVIARETISALRKDVTAKCYGGDATRKRKLLDKQKAGKKRMRQFGKVEIPQEAFIAALKMGDE; this is encoded by the coding sequence ATGGCGCGCATGAGCACCAATTCCACCACTCCGCTGTCCCATATCCGCAACTTTTCGATCGTGGCCCACATCGACCACGGCAAATCGACGCTGGCCGACCGGCTGATCCAGACGACGGGCGGCCTTGCCGAGCGCGAAATGTCCGAGCAGGTGCTCGACAATATGGATATCGAGCGCGAGCGCGGCATCACCATCAAGGCCCAGACCGTGCGCCTGCATTACCAGGCGAACAATGGCGAGAAATATATTCTCAACCTGATCGACACGCCCGGCCATGTCGACTTCGCCTACGAAGTCTCGCGGTCGCTATCGGCCTGCGAGGGCTCGCTGCTCGTCGTCGACGCCAGCCAGGGCGTCGAGGCGCAGACGCTCGCCAACGTCTACCAGGCGATCGACAACAACCACGAAATCGTCACCGTCCTCAACAAGATCGACCTGCCGGCCGCCGAACCCGACCGCATCAGGGAGCAGATCGAGGAAGTGATCGGCATCGACGCTTCGGAGGCCGTGCTGATTTCGGCCAAGACCGGTCTCGGCATTCCCGACGTGCTGGAGGCGATCGTTAACAAGCTGCCGGCGCCGAAGAGCCCCGGCGGCGAAAAAGCGCCGCTGAAGGCGCTGCTGGTCGACAGCTGGTACGACACCTATCTCGGCGTCATGGTTCTCGTGCGCATCATCGATGGCGTGCTGACCAAGGGTCAGACGATCCGCATGATGGGCACCGATGCGAAATACCAGGTGGAGCGCGTCGGCGTGCTGACGCCGAAGATGGTCAATATCGACAGCCTCGGCCCCGGCGAGATCGGTTTCATCACCGCCTCGATCAAGGAAGTGGCCGATACCCGCGTCGGCGATACGATCACTGAGGACAAGCGGCCGACCGCCCAGGCGCTGCCTGGCTTCAAGCCGGCGCAGCCGGTGGTGTTCTGCGGCCTGTTCCCGGTTGATGCCGCCGATTTCGAGGATTTGCGCGCCGCCATGGGCAAGCTTCGCCTCAACGACGCATCGTTTTCCTTCGAGATGGAATCGTCGGCCGCCCTCGGCTTCGGCTTCCGTTGCGGCTTCCTCGGCCTCCTGCATCTCGAAATCATCCAGGAGCGGCTGGAGCGCGAGTTCGACCTCGACCTCATCGCCACCGCACCCTCCGTCGTCTACAAGATGTTCATGACCGACGGCACGGAGCGCGAGCTGCACAACCCGGCCGACATGCCCGATGTCGTCAAGATCTCCGAAATCCACGAACCGTGGATCCGCGCGACGATCCTCACACCAGACGATTATCTCGGTGGCATTCTGAAGCTTTGCCAGGACCGCCGCGGCATCCAGATCGAACTCACCTATGTCGGCACGCGCGCGATGCTGACCTATGACTTGCCGCTCAATGAAGTCGTCTTCGATTTCTACGATCGGCTGAAGTCGATCTCGAAGGGCTACGCCTCCTTCGACTATACGCTGACCGACCACCGCGAGGGCAACCTGGTGAAGATGTCGATCCTCGTCAATGGCGAGCCGGTCGACGCGCTATCGATGATGGTGCACCGGACGGCGGCCGAAAAGCGCGGCCGCGACATGTGCGAAAAGCTCAAGGAGCTGATCCCGAAGCACATGTTCAAGATTCCGATCCAGGCGGCGATCGGCGGCAATGTCATCGCCCGCGAGACCATCTCGGCGTTGCGCAAGGACGTGACGGCGAAATGCTACGGCGGCGACGCCACCCGCAAGCGCAAGCTGCTCGACAAGCAGAAGGCTGGCAAGAAGCGCATGCGCCAGTTCGGCAAGGTCGAGATTCCGCAGGAAGCGTTTATTGCAGCGCTGAAGATGGGCGACGAGTAA
- the tenA gene encoding thiaminase II translates to MDASTQSTELTASFTAAAWDRIAPVMAKIEVLPLLTRLSDGTLPPEVFRHYILQDALYLKHYARCLAIVAAKAPDNAQVLRFLGSAQKAITVEQGLHAGFLTQFGITSADVTSAEPSPACFAYTNFLLATAYHRSYAVALSSILPCFWIYWHVGEAIKNRPAIEGNAFQAWINTYGDPQFAAGAREVIALTDIAARAASPVERAEMSDVFVRASQYEWMFWDSAWRLETWPV, encoded by the coding sequence ATGGACGCCAGCACGCAGAGCACCGAACTGACGGCAAGCTTCACGGCCGCCGCCTGGGACAGGATCGCGCCCGTTATGGCCAAGATCGAGGTCTTGCCGCTTCTTACCCGCCTGTCCGACGGCACGCTACCGCCGGAGGTTTTCCGGCACTACATTCTGCAGGATGCGCTCTACCTGAAGCATTATGCGCGCTGCCTGGCGATCGTCGCGGCCAAGGCGCCCGACAATGCGCAGGTGCTGCGCTTCCTCGGTTCGGCGCAGAAGGCGATCACCGTCGAGCAGGGCCTGCATGCAGGCTTCCTCACCCAGTTCGGCATCACCTCCGCGGATGTGACATCAGCCGAACCCTCGCCTGCCTGCTTTGCCTATACCAACTTCCTGCTTGCCACCGCCTATCACCGCTCCTACGCGGTGGCGCTTTCTTCCATCCTTCCCTGCTTCTGGATCTACTGGCACGTCGGCGAGGCGATCAAGAACCGGCCGGCGATCGAGGGCAACGCCTTCCAGGCCTGGATCAACACCTATGGCGATCCGCAATTTGCCGCCGGTGCCCGCGAGGTGATCGCGCTGACCGACATTGCCGCCCGCGCCGCGTCACCGGTGGAGCGCGCCGAGATGAGCGATGTCTTCGTGCGCGCCTCGCAATATGAATGGATGTTCTGGGATTCAGCCTGGCGGCTGGAGACGTGGCCGGTCTGA
- a CDS encoding XRE family transcriptional regulator, which translates to MEDQLEQAIGIRIRKLRLEKGLTLEDLAAFSGVSRAMISRIERAEASPTASLLARICAALGLSLSAFFAEEGQQASPLARRQEQQVWRDPETGYLRRSVSAPGTASDVDIVEVEFPAGARVSFPPHASAHGMTQHVWLFDGELEMTAGEVVYRLRPGDCLFMPVGEGHVFHNPGHAPASYCVVLDRGGR; encoded by the coding sequence ATGGAAGACCAACTGGAACAGGCAATCGGCATCCGCATCCGCAAGCTGCGGCTGGAAAAGGGCTTGACGCTGGAGGATCTTGCCGCGTTTTCCGGCGTCAGCCGGGCGATGATTTCGCGCATCGAGCGGGCGGAGGCGAGCCCGACCGCCTCGCTGCTGGCCAGAATTTGCGCCGCCCTCGGCCTGTCGCTCTCGGCCTTCTTCGCGGAGGAAGGGCAGCAGGCCTCGCCGCTTGCCCGCCGGCAGGAGCAGCAGGTCTGGCGCGACCCGGAGACCGGTTATCTCAGAAGGTCTGTGTCGGCTCCGGGCACCGCCTCCGATGTCGACATCGTCGAAGTCGAATTTCCGGCCGGCGCCCGCGTCAGCTTCCCCCCGCATGCCAGCGCCCATGGCATGACCCAGCATGTCTGGCTGTTCGACGGCGAGCTGGAGATGACGGCGGGGGAGGTGGTCTATCGGCTGCGCCCCGGCGATTGTCTCTTCATGCCCGTCGGCGAGGGCCATGTCTTCCACAATCCCGGCCATGCCCCGGCGAGCTATTGCGTCGTGCTCGATCGCGGCGGCCGCTAA
- a CDS encoding GNAT family N-acetyltransferase has product MADIRTLSAEEARAAIPALAQVLADCVAGGASVGFMQPYGSEDAVPYWRDVADAVASGGNLLLVAELDGQIVGTVQVGAAQMPNQPHRGDLKKLLVHRSARGRGLARLLMDAAEREAARRGKTLLVLDTATGSDAEAIYPRLGWQRVGVIPDYALWPQGGFCDTTLFYKRLA; this is encoded by the coding sequence ATGGCCGACATTCGTACCCTTTCTGCCGAGGAGGCGCGCGCCGCCATTCCGGCGCTGGCGCAGGTGCTTGCCGATTGCGTCGCGGGCGGCGCTTCCGTCGGCTTCATGCAACCTTACGGGTCTGAGGATGCCGTGCCCTATTGGCGCGATGTCGCCGATGCGGTCGCCTCCGGCGGGAACCTGCTGCTGGTCGCCGAACTCGACGGTCAGATCGTCGGCACGGTGCAGGTAGGCGCCGCGCAGATGCCGAACCAGCCGCATCGCGGCGATCTGAAGAAGCTCTTGGTGCATCGCTCCGCCCGCGGGCGTGGCCTTGCCCGGCTGCTGATGGATGCCGCCGAGCGCGAGGCGGCAAGGCGTGGCAAGACCTTGCTGGTGCTTGATACGGCAACCGGCAGCGATGCCGAGGCGATCTATCCGCGCCTCGGCTGGCAGCGCGTCGGTGTCATCCCGGATTATGCGCTGTGGCCGCAAGGCGGCTTCTGCGATACCACCCTGTTCTATAAGCGGCTCGCCTGA
- a CDS encoding HAD-IA family hydrolase: MKVLMVDIDGVLIHGRPADGLPHFTYLERDLGLRLELLQQEFFQTCWGDIIIGREALEPGLAKVLAKIAPHLSAATLMEYWFENDRRLDLDLLKELAALRQSGITLFLATNQEHRRARYLMEEAGLGAHFDRILYSAALGHRKPSPEFFRLATERAGALPGEIAFIDDMVENIEAARQFGWNAAQWTAGARLHETLSAFSHPR, translated from the coding sequence ATGAAAGTGCTGATGGTCGATATTGACGGCGTGCTCATTCATGGCCGGCCGGCCGACGGCCTGCCGCACTTCACCTATCTCGAACGCGATCTCGGACTGCGCCTCGAGCTGCTGCAGCAGGAATTCTTCCAGACTTGCTGGGGCGATATCATTATCGGCCGCGAAGCGTTGGAGCCCGGGCTTGCCAAAGTGCTGGCAAAGATCGCGCCCCATCTCAGCGCCGCGACGCTGATGGAATACTGGTTCGAAAACGATCGCCGCCTCGATCTCGACTTGCTGAAAGAGCTTGCCGCGCTCCGGCAAAGCGGCATCACGCTTTTCCTGGCGACCAACCAGGAGCACCGGCGGGCGCGCTACCTGATGGAAGAGGCCGGCCTCGGCGCGCATTTCGACCGCATCCTCTACTCCGCAGCGCTCGGACACCGCAAACCTTCGCCTGAGTTTTTCCGGCTGGCGACCGAGCGGGCCGGGGCCCTGCCCGGCGAGATCGCCTTTATCGACGATATGGTGGAAAATATCGAAGCGGCGCGGCAGTTCGGCTGGAATGCGGCGCAATGGACGGCGGGCGCCAGGCTGCACGAGACGCTTTCCGCCTTCAGCCATCCGCGATAA
- a CDS encoding histone deacetylase family protein codes for MRVIYSEDHKLRDARTELYAGQLVTPFEAPFRAEWILAAVKEAGFADVVAPGAHGLETAGKVHDPAYLDFLATVWDRWVAAGFEGEAIANSFPVRRTSQRVPENIVGAIGHYANAADTSITKGSYEAAIASMRCAVSGADWLTQGHRFAFALCRPPGHHAGIDLFGGYCFINNSGVAAQRLLDRGAKKVAVLDVDFHHGNGTQDLFYHRGDVFTASLHGDPMQAFPYFLGHADEEGEGDGTGANRNYPMPPGTPWEVWSSALADALARIKAFGAEAIVVALGVDTFERDPISFFSLTSDDFTRMGAMIAAAGLPVLTCMEGGYGVPEIGLNVANVLKGLEA; via the coding sequence ATGCGCGTCATCTATTCCGAAGACCACAAGCTGCGCGACGCCAGGACCGAGCTTTACGCCGGTCAACTGGTGACGCCCTTCGAGGCGCCGTTCCGGGCCGAATGGATCCTCGCGGCGGTGAAGGAGGCGGGCTTTGCCGATGTCGTCGCGCCCGGTGCGCACGGGCTGGAAACGGCTGGGAAGGTGCATGATCCCGCCTATCTCGATTTTCTCGCCACCGTCTGGGACCGCTGGGTGGCGGCCGGGTTCGAAGGGGAGGCGATCGCCAATTCCTTCCCGGTGCGCCGCACCAGCCAGCGTGTGCCCGAAAATATCGTCGGCGCGATCGGCCATTATGCCAATGCCGCCGACACCTCGATCACCAAGGGCTCTTATGAGGCGGCGATCGCCTCGATGCGCTGCGCGGTGTCAGGCGCCGACTGGCTGACGCAGGGTCATCGTTTCGCCTTCGCGCTCTGCCGCCCGCCCGGCCACCATGCCGGCATCGATCTCTTCGGCGGCTATTGCTTCATCAACAATTCGGGCGTGGCGGCGCAGCGGCTGCTCGACCGCGGCGCGAAAAAGGTCGCCGTGCTCGACGTCGATTTCCACCATGGCAACGGCACGCAGGATCTCTTCTATCACAGAGGCGATGTCTTCACTGCCTCGCTGCATGGCGATCCTATGCAGGCCTTTCCCTATTTCCTCGGCCATGCCGACGAGGAAGGCGAGGGGGATGGCACCGGCGCCAACCGCAATTATCCGATGCCGCCGGGCACGCCCTGGGAGGTCTGGTCTTCGGCCCTTGCCGATGCGCTCGCCCGCATCAAGGCCTTCGGCGCCGAGGCGATCGTCGTGGCGCTCGGCGTCGATACTTTCGAACGCGACCCGATCTCCTTTTTCAGCCTGACCTCTGACGATTTCACCCGCATGGGGGCGATGATCGCCGCTGCCGGCCTGCCGGTGCTGACCTGCATGGAGGGCGGTTACGGTGTGCCGGAGATCGGGCTCAACGTTGCCAATGTCCTCAAGGGTCTGGAAGCCTGA
- the recX gene encoding recombination regulator RecX has translation MTDETVPSDIPTPRMLSWARNSAIYRLERRMMTEKQLFDAITRKAREKFEDISAAQLKAVADFAVKFAYDNKVLDDSAYAEISTRSAMRGGKSKRAIARKLTAKGVSSDKVETALEEADDLYAAAIFARKRAFGPFRRVELDDKRKAKELSAFARNGFSFEIGKKVFEMSFDDAEEVILSGRL, from the coding sequence ATGACCGACGAGACCGTTCCATCCGATATCCCGACACCCCGCATGCTGAGCTGGGCGCGCAACTCCGCCATCTATCGCCTGGAGCGGCGGATGATGACGGAAAAGCAGCTCTTCGACGCCATCACCCGCAAGGCCAGGGAGAAGTTCGAGGATATCAGCGCGGCGCAACTCAAGGCCGTTGCCGATTTCGCCGTCAAATTTGCCTATGACAACAAGGTGCTCGACGATAGCGCCTATGCCGAGATCAGCACGCGCTCTGCCATGCGCGGCGGCAAATCGAAACGCGCGATCGCCCGGAAACTGACAGCCAAGGGTGTCTCCAGCGACAAGGTCGAGACGGCACTTGAGGAGGCTGACGATCTCTATGCCGCGGCGATATTTGCCCGCAAGCGCGCCTTCGGTCCCTTCCGCCGGGTCGAGCTCGACGACAAGCGAAAAGCCAAGGAGCTATCGGCCTTCGCCCGCAACGGCTTCAGCTTCGAGATCGGCAAGAAGGTCTTCGAAATGAGCTTCGACGACGCCGAAGAGGTGATCCTCTCCGGCCGCCTCTGA
- a CDS encoding EamA family transporter has product MEDRTNDGSGVLAIEAPATSGGVAAGALMCLMSMSSIQFGAALSSSAIATYGPAGASWLRLAFAAIILAVAVRPRIFSYSREQWTSALVLGTTTALMTMSFFAAIERIPLGLAVAIDFLGPLSVATIGYGLSRRLVWPLIAALGVLALAHDGEGWVGNIQGILFACGAGTGWAIYIVLTKRIGASFKGLEGLSMSLMVAALVATPFGFSGAVPALDSYGLIEMAGLAILVPLLPYTLELIALRRMPTTSFGILMSLEPAIAALAGFAILAQPLTLLQMAGTALVVAASAGATFSAKQ; this is encoded by the coding sequence ATGGAAGACAGAACGAACGACGGTTCCGGCGTGCTGGCCATCGAAGCGCCTGCAACATCCGGCGGCGTGGCGGCGGGTGCCCTGATGTGCCTCATGTCCATGTCCTCAATCCAGTTCGGCGCGGCGCTGTCCTCCTCCGCCATCGCCACCTATGGACCAGCCGGCGCCAGCTGGCTGCGCCTTGCCTTTGCCGCCATCATTCTGGCCGTCGCCGTCCGTCCGCGCATATTCAGCTATAGCCGGGAGCAATGGACAAGCGCGCTGGTTCTCGGCACGACGACAGCGCTGATGACCATGAGTTTCTTCGCGGCGATCGAGCGCATACCGCTCGGTCTTGCCGTGGCGATCGATTTTCTCGGCCCGCTTTCGGTGGCGACCATCGGTTATGGCCTCAGCCGCCGTCTCGTCTGGCCGCTCATTGCCGCGCTCGGCGTTCTGGCTCTTGCCCATGACGGTGAAGGCTGGGTTGGGAATATCCAGGGCATTCTTTTCGCCTGCGGCGCGGGAACCGGCTGGGCGATCTATATCGTGCTCACGAAGAGGATCGGCGCAAGCTTCAAGGGGTTGGAAGGGCTTTCCATGTCGCTCATGGTCGCCGCTCTGGTCGCCACACCTTTCGGCTTCTCAGGCGCCGTGCCGGCGCTCGATAGCTACGGCCTGATCGAAATGGCAGGCCTTGCCATTCTCGTGCCGCTACTGCCCTACACGCTGGAGCTGATTGCTTTGCGGCGCATGCCGACGACCTCCTTCGGCATTCTGATGAGTCTGGAGCCGGCCATTGCGGCGCTTGCAGGCTTTGCCATTCTGGCGCAGCCCCTGACCCTTCTGCAGATGGCCGGAACGGCCCTGGTCGTCGCCGCAAGCGCCGGCGCCACCTTCTCCGCAAAGCAGTAG
- a CDS encoding truncated hemoglobin: MDNEIQGRPAHVAAIRERAEAEMREMGVDAAFIDRLVETFYARVLAHPDLGPVFDARLSGRWPAHMAKMKSFWSAVAFRSGAYGGKPVQAHTGVQNLTLDLFPKWLSLFAATLDDIAPTPEAKAWFMATAERIAKSLTLSLFYNPALDDPTKKTG, translated from the coding sequence ATGGACAATGAGATTCAGGGCCGCCCTGCCCATGTCGCGGCGATCCGCGAAAGGGCGGAGGCCGAAATGCGGGAAATGGGCGTCGACGCGGCCTTCATCGACAGGCTGGTCGAGACTTTCTACGCCCGCGTGCTTGCGCATCCCGATCTCGGCCCGGTGTTCGACGCCAGGCTGTCTGGCCGTTGGCCGGCGCATATGGCGAAGATGAAGAGCTTTTGGTCGGCGGTCGCCTTCCGCAGCGGCGCCTATGGCGGCAAGCCGGTGCAGGCGCATACCGGTGTCCAGAACCTGACGCTTGACCTCTTTCCGAAGTGGCTGTCGCTGTTTGCCGCGACGCTCGACGATATCGCCCCAACGCCGGAGGCCAAGGCCTGGTTCATGGCGACGGCGGAGCGGATCGCCAAGAGCCTGACGCTCTCGCTGTTCTATAATCCCGCCCTCGACGATCCGACCAAGAAGACGGGCTGA
- the mbfA gene encoding iron exporter MbfA has protein sequence MLARFFRSPKRSFESLSEQEILALAIASEEDDARIYLAYADRLRREFPASAKVFEDMAEVEDTHRKSLFEIHRQRFGERIPLIRREHVEGFYERKPDWLRANLTLDAMRRETEAMEEQAYRFYVEAAKRTSDASTRELLGDLALAEQGHEDIARMLGDKHTPEDVKHDENETVRRQFVLTYVQPGLAGLMDGSVSTLAPIFAAAFATQDTWQTFLVGLSASVGAGISMGFTEAAHDDGKISGRGSPVKRGLACGIMTALGGLGHALPYLIPHFWTATITAAIVVFFELWAIAFIQNRYMETPFLRAAFQVVLGGGLVLGAGILIGNG, from the coding sequence ATGCTGGCGCGGTTTTTCAGATCCCCGAAACGATCTTTCGAGTCGCTGTCCGAGCAGGAGATTCTCGCCCTTGCGATCGCCTCCGAGGAGGACGATGCCCGCATCTATCTCGCCTATGCCGATAGGTTGCGCCGCGAATTTCCGGCCTCCGCCAAGGTCTTCGAAGATATGGCCGAGGTCGAGGATACGCATCGCAAGTCGTTGTTCGAAATCCATCGCCAGCGTTTCGGCGAGCGCATTCCGCTGATCCGGCGCGAACATGTCGAGGGCTTCTACGAACGCAAACCCGACTGGCTCAGGGCAAATCTTACGCTGGATGCGATGCGGCGGGAAACCGAGGCGATGGAGGAGCAGGCCTATCGTTTCTATGTCGAGGCGGCAAAACGCACCTCAGACGCCTCGACGCGCGAGCTTCTCGGCGATCTCGCCCTCGCCGAACAAGGGCATGAGGACATCGCCCGCATGCTGGGCGACAAACATACGCCTGAAGATGTCAAGCATGACGAGAACGAGACGGTGCGGCGGCAGTTCGTGCTGACCTATGTGCAGCCGGGTCTTGCCGGTTTGATGGATGGCTCGGTCTCGACGCTGGCGCCGATCTTCGCCGCCGCCTTCGCCACGCAGGATACCTGGCAGACTTTCCTTGTCGGTCTTTCCGCCTCCGTCGGCGCCGGCATCTCGATGGGCTTCACCGAGGCCGCCCATGACGACGGCAAGATCTCCGGCAGAGGTTCGCCGGTCAAACGCGGCCTTGCCTGTGGCATCATGACGGCGCTCGGCGGCCTCGGCCACGCGCTGCCCTACCTCATCCCGCACTTCTGGACGGCGACCATCACCGCCGCCATCGTCGTCTTCTTCGAACTCTGGGCAATCGCCTTTATCCAGAACCGCTACATGGAAACACCCTTCCTGCGCGCCGCCTTCCAGGTAGTGCTCGGCGGCGGCCTGGTGCTCGGCGCCGGTATATTGATTGGCAATGGGTGA
- a CDS encoding transglutaminase-like cysteine peptidase, translating into MRIKGIFVAMMAMFAMATAAIPAPSRNASMVTGNATSQPIGHYDFCQIHRSECGANRNSGPVEMTPAKWSLVRSVNATVNRTITPMTDKEIYGKDEVWAYPTTAGDCEDFALLKRRTLIQRGFSAADLLMTVVRKPDGEGHAVLTLRTAEGDFVLDNLASDVKPWFGTPYSFVKRQSSYNSGRWVTIENGRDVLVGALR; encoded by the coding sequence GTGCGGATAAAGGGTATTTTTGTGGCCATGATGGCCATGTTTGCGATGGCAACGGCCGCCATACCGGCCCCCAGCAGAAATGCTTCCATGGTAACGGGCAATGCCACCTCCCAGCCAATTGGCCACTACGATTTCTGTCAGATCCACCGCAGTGAATGCGGCGCAAACCGCAATTCTGGCCCGGTCGAGATGACGCCGGCAAAGTGGTCGCTGGTGCGTTCGGTCAACGCCACGGTCAACCGCACGATCACGCCGATGACCGACAAGGAAATCTACGGCAAGGATGAGGTCTGGGCCTATCCGACCACTGCCGGCGACTGCGAGGATTTCGCGCTGCTGAAGCGCCGGACGCTGATCCAGCGCGGCTTTTCGGCTGCCGATCTGCTGATGACCGTCGTGCGCAAGCCTGACGGTGAAGGCCATGCCGTGCTGACGCTGCGCACCGCCGAGGGCGATTTCGTGCTCGACAACCTCGCCTCCGACGTCAAGCCGTGGTTTGGAACGCCCTATTCCTTCGTCAAGCGGCAGTCGAGCTACAATTCCGGCCGCTGGGTCACCATCGAGAACGGCCGCGACGTACTGGTCGGCGCACTGCGGTAA